Proteins co-encoded in one Gossypium arboreum isolate Shixiya-1 chromosome 11, ASM2569848v2, whole genome shotgun sequence genomic window:
- the LOC108472162 gene encoding disease resistance protein RPV1-like has protein sequence SFRGEDTRKNFTDHLYEALMGKEVHTFRDDPKLDAGEEISPELFKVIQQSRCSIIIFSETYAFSSWCLEELAEIVKQKNEKRHQVFPIFYKVDPSDLRKQKGKVEEAFVAHEERYKEDKSKIQKWRNALTQVANIKGWHLNNR, from the coding sequence AGTTTTAGAGGTGAAGATACCCGTAAGAACTTCACAGATCATCTCTATGAAGCTCTAATGGGGAAGGAAGTCCACACTTTCAGGGACGACCCAAAACTAGACGCCGGCGAAGAAATCTCACCTGAACTGTTTAAAGTCATTCAACAGTCACGGTGCTCCATAATCATTTTCTCCGAAACCTATGCCTTTTCAAGTTGGTGCTTGGAGGAGCTTGCTGAGATTGTTAAGCAGAAAAACGAGAAGAGACACCAAGTGTTTCCCATTTTCTACAAGGTGGATCCTTCTGATTTAAGGAAACAAAAAGGTAAAGTTGAAGAAGCCTTTGTTGCACATGAAGAGAGATACAAAGAAGATAAAAGCAAGATCCAAAAGTGGCGAAACGCTTTGACTCAAGTGGCTAACATCAAAGGATGGCATTTAAATAATAGGTAA